The genomic stretch AGGCGGTGTTCACCTACATCTCGTCGACGACGCTGGTAGCCGTGGCGCCGGTGCAGGGCGCGGGCGTCGTTGATGTGCGGGTGACGACGCCGGCGGGGACGAGCCCGAACACGGCTGCGGACGACTTCACCTGCACCGGCACGCCGATTCCCACTGTGACGGGACTGAACCCGACAAGCGGTCCGATCGGGACGACGGTGACGATTACCGGCACGAATTTTGTCGGGGTGACCTCGGTAACGTTCGGCGGGGTTTCGGCGACGTTCACGGTGGTGAGTTCGACGCAGATTACGGCGACGGTGCCGGCCGGGACGCCGTCGGGTGTGGTGGACGTGCGGGTGACGAACGCGGCCGGGACGAGCCCGAACACCTCCGCGGACAACTTCACGAACACGTCGGCCTCGACCATCCAGTACACGCTCTATCGGACGTTCACGCTGATCGTGTGGACCGGCGCGGACAACAAGCCGATTGCGCAGGCGATTGGCGGGACGCAGGCGGGCACGACGAACGTGTCGTCGCTGATCGGGGCGATCTGGCTGTTCAACCCGCAGACGCAGACGTGGCGGGGCTACTTCCCGGGCACGGAGAACGTGCCGGGTGCGAACGATTTCACGACGTTCCGGGCCGGGACGGCGTACTTCATCGCGCTGCGGCCGACCGCGCCGGCGACGGTGAGCTGGGTGGCGCCTGCGAACTAGCGAGGCAGCGCGAAGCGAAAAAAGGGGGCCGATCTCGGCCCCCTTTTTTACTGGACGGACGTCCAAAGCGGTGCCGGGGCTGCTATAGTTCGGGCCGATTCGTGATATCCAGGAGGTCCGGATGGAACGCAGGAACTGGCTGACCCGCATGCACGAGGACGAAGCCGGGCACGCGACGTCGGCGGCAGGGGCGCTCATTGCCGGCGCGGGCGCGGTGGTGCTCGGCATCGGCGCTGCGAACGACACCGGGTGGCTGGCGGTGGCCGGGGGCATCATCGCGGGTGTAGGGCTGGTGGCGTGGGAGCTGCTGCGGCACGTGGCGATTGACCAGAAGCTGATGGGCCGGCTCGACCGGCTGGAGCGCTGACGCACAGAAACACGACAGACAGCAAGGGAGGCAGGCGATGGGCATGCTGAGCCCCTACCGTGTCATCGACCTGACGGACAGCCGGGCGGCGCTGGGGCCGCTGATGCTGGCCAACCTCGGGGCGGAGGTCATTCGCGTGGAGCCGCCCGGGTTCGCCCCGGCGGAGGAGGACGCGCTCCAGTACGCGGTTTCGAACCGCGGGAAGCGGCGGGTAGCACTCGACCTGGACGCGCCGGGCGACCGGGAGCGCTTCTTCGAGCTGGTGAAGACGGCGGACTTCCTGTTCGAGAACGCGCCACCGGGCGCGATGGCGGCGCGGGGCCTCGGCTGGGAGCAGCTGCGGGCGGTGAACCCGGCGCTGGTGTATGTGGCGACGACGCCGTTCGGGCAGGACGGCCCGTATGCTCACTACCGGACGACGGACCTGGTGCTGGCGGCGATGGGCGGGATGATGGCGCTGAATGGCGACCCGGACCGGCCGCCGGTGCGGGTGCCGGTGCCGCAGTGCTGGCACCATGCTGCGGCGGAGAGCGCGGTGGGTGCGCTGGTGGCGCACCATCTTCGCGAGCGGACGGGCGTGGGACGGTTCGTTGATGTTTCCGTGCAGGCGGCGGTCTTCTGGACCGGGCTGCAGGCGATGATTGCCCACGCCATCCAGGGCAGGGACTTCGAGCGGGCCGGGACGGCGCTCCAGCTCGGGACGATCACGCTGCCGATGGTGTACCGGGCGAAGGATGGCGAAGTAGTGGTGATGGGCAACGGTGCGACGCTCGTGTCGGCGATGAAGTGGCTGGTGCGCGACGGTATCGTGCCTGAGGAGTGGCTGGAGGGGGAAGAGTGGGCCCGGTACGACGTGAAGGTGCTGGCCGGGGAGCCGCTCACGTACTCGTACGAGGAGGTGCTGGCGGCGCTGCAGCGGTGGATCGAGACGCGGACGAAGCGGGAGCTGCTCGAGCTGGGGCTGGAAACGGGGGTGACGTTTGCGCCGGTGACGACGGTGCCGGAGATCCTGGATTTCATCCATCTGAAGGTGCGGGAGTACTGGCGAGACCTTGAGGTGCGGCCGGGCGTGGTGGTGAAGGCGCCGGGGCCGTGGGTCCGTGCCCTGTGCGACCCGCTGGTCTTCGGGGAACGGGTCGAGGAGCAGGCCGGGCCGGAGGCGCTGCCAGCGCGCGAGCCGCGGAAGCCGGCCGGCAGCGACCCGGAGGGGACGCTGCCGCTGGCGGGGCTGAAGGTGGCGGACTTCTCGTGGATCGGCGTGGGGCCGATTACGGGGAAGTACCTCGCCGACCATGGAGCGGACGTCATCCGTATCGAGACCGCCAATCCGCCGGACCGGCTGCGGGTGGGCGGGCCGTTCAAGGACGGCGTGTTCGGGCCGAACCGGAGCCAGTTCTTCGGCGCGTTCAACACATCGAAGCGGTCGATCGCCGTGAACCTCAAATCGGAAGAAGGGCGGGAGATTGCGCGGAAGCTGATCGCGTGGGCGGATGTGGTGCTGGAGTCGTTCACGCCGGGAACGATGGACGAGCTGGGACTGGGGTACGAAGCGGCGAAGGCGCTGAACCCCGACGTGATTTATGTCTCGACCTGCCTGATGGGGCAGAACGGGCCAGCGGCGCCGATGGCCGGGTATGGGAACCACGCGGCAGCCATCAGCGGGTTCTACGAGGTGACCGGGTGGGACGACCGGCCGCCATCGGGGCCGTTCACGGCGTACACGGATACGATTGCGCCGCGCTTCCTGGCGACGGCGGTGATGGCCGCGGTCGACCGGTGGAAGCGGACCGGCGAGGGCTGCCGGATCGAGCAGGCGCAGATGGAGGCGGCGCTGCACTTCCTCGCGAAAGAGCTGGTGGAGTACCAGGTCAACGGGAAGGTGCCGCGGCGGGCCGGCAACACCGACCCGGCGATGGCGCCGCATGGCGCGTTCCCCGTTGCGGGGACGGACGAGTGGATTGCGATCGCGGTGGAGGACGACGCGGCCTGGGCGCGGCTGGCGGCGCTCATCGGCGAGCCGTGGGCGCAGGAGGAGCGCTGGCGGACCCTTGCAGGGCGCCAGGCGGGGCGGGAGGAGCTCGAGCGGCTGCTGGCCGGTTGGACGGCGCCGCAGGACGGGATGGCGCTGATGGAGCGGCTGCAGGAGGCGGGGATTGCGGCCGGCTTCGTGAAGCGGTCGAGCGACCTGCTGGCGGACCCGCAGCTGGCGCACCGGCGGTTCTTCCACCCGCTGCAGCACCCGGAGATGGGCGAGGTGCCGTACGAGGGGCACCAGTTCATCATCAGCGGGTACGCGAGCGGGCCGCGGAGGCCGTCGCCGTGCCTGGGGGAGCATTCGATGGAGGTGCTGCTGGAGGTGCTGGGCCTGGACGAAGAGGAGGTGGCGCGGCTGGCTCCGGGGCTTGGGTGAGTTCGTTATGATCGACGCGGCATATTGCGGGCGTTCGTGAAACCGGCAACGATGCAGTGCGCAGCAGGCGCAACCAGCGCCAGGGAGGCAAAGGGAGTTGACGACAGCAACAGCGACCAGCGGTGCCCTCGCGGAGAAGGGCTATAACGGCAAGATGCTGAACGTGAATCTCACCACGGGTGAGATCACGGTGGAATACCCGGATGAATCGCTCTACCGGCAGTACCTCGGCGGATACGGCATCGGCGCGCGGATGCTCTGGGACCGTGTGCCGAAGGGCGCGGACCCGCTGGGCCCGGAGAACATGCTCGGCATGTTCGCGGGGCTGCTGACGGGCACGCCGCTGTTCGGCCAGCGGTGGCAGGTGGTGTGCAAGAGCCCGCTGACGGGCGGCTGGGGCGACGCCAACTGCGGCGGCGACTTCGGCGGCGTGCTGAAGCTGGCCGGGTGGGACGGCATCATGTTCTTCGGGAAGTCGGAGAAGCCGGTCTACCTGCTCATCGATAACGACAAGTTCGAGCTGCGCGACGCGAGCGACCTCTGGGGCCAGGGCGCCATCGAGAACGAGAAGGTGCTGAAGGACCGCCATGGGAAGCGGGCGAGCGTCGCGAACATCGGCCCGGCGGGCGAAACACTGTCGCTGATCAGCGGCGTGTGCAATGACCACGGCCGGCTGGCGGCGCGCTCGGGCGTGGGCGCGGTGATGGGCTCGAAGAAGCTGAAGGCGGTGGTGGTGCTGGCCGACCGGAAGGTCATCAGCCAGACGCCGGAGACGATCAAGATGCTCCGGGAGAACCTGGACCAGTTCGTGAAGCCGCTGAAGGACTTCTTCCACAACTTCGGCACGACGGGTATCACGGCGATGTCGGCGCTGAACGGCGACAGCCCGGTGAAGAACTGGGGCGGCGTCGGGATCATCGACTTCCCGCAGGCGCAGCAGATCGACGGCGGGTCGCAGATCAACCCGCGGATGGAGAAGTCGTACGGCTGCTGGCGGTGTCCGATTGCGTGCGGGGCGGAGTCGAAGGAGTCGACGAATCCGAAGTACCCGTATCCGCACCACACGCACCGGCCGGAGTACGAGGCGATGGCGGCCTTCGGGACGATGAACCTGGTGGCGGACCCGGATGCGCTGATCTACGCGAACCACCTGTGCAACGAGTACGGGTTCGACGTCATCAGCGCGGGCGGGGCCATCTCGATGGCGATCGAGTGCTACCAGAACGGCATCATCACGAAGGAGGACACCGAGGGCATCGAGCTCCGCTGGGGCGACGCCGACGCGATGATCGCCTTCCTGAAGGCGATGGGCGAACGGAGGGGGATTGCGGCGGTGTTCGCCGACGGCGTGAAGGTGGCGGCGGAGAAGATCGGGCGCGGTGCTGAGAAGTATGCGATGCACATCGGCGGGCAGGAGCTGCCGATGCACGACCCGAAGCTCCAGCCGGAGTACTACACGACCTACAAGCTCGACCCGACGCCGGCGCGGCACACCCAGTACGAGGGGAACAAGCGGCTGGGCAAGATCCCGCCGGCGCCGGCGGACAACAAGGTGTACACCGGCCGCGGCGAGCACCACAAGGCGGCGAGCGAGTACATGCACGTGGTGAACGCCGGCGGCATGTGCCAATTCATCATGATGGCGGCGAACACGGCGAACATGCCGACGTGGTTCAACGCCGTGACCGGCTGGGACATGGACCTCGACGAGATGATGCAGGTGGGCGAGCGCATCGCGAACCTGCGCATGGCGTACGAGGTGCGCGAGGGCGGGAACCCGCGGAAGCGGTATGTTCCGCCGCGGGTGACCGGCGAATCGACCGAGGCGACGCACGCCGGGCCGCTCCAGGGCATCAAGCTCGACACCGAGACGCTCGAGGTCGAGTTCCTGAAGGCGTGCGACTGGGACCTCGAGACCTGCAAGCCGTCGAAGGCGAAGCTGGAAGCGCTCGGGCTGCAGGACGTGGCCGTGGCACTCCACGCCTAGGCGCCCCAGCGGGCGGCGATTCTGTGCACTGGCGCCCCTCCCGGTACCCGGGAGGGGTGCTTTGTCTCGGCGGCGTCAAGCAGGAGGGCGGCACTTTACCGGCATTTGCGGGCGGATGACGCACGGTAGTGGCTGCAGGGCTGTTAGCCCATGCCCCGGAGGACCTTCGTGACACATCTGAGCAGTGAATCGCGCCAGGAAGCCGCGGCCCGCGCGCATGCGGTGTTCGAGGCTGCGATGTTCGAAATCAAGCGGGTGATCGTCGGGCAGGAGCAGATGCTCGAGCGGGTTCTCGTGGCGCTGCTCGCGAACGGCCATCTGCTGATCGAAGGCGTTCCGGGACTGGCGAAGACGCTGACGGTGAAGACGGTGGCGGAGGTGCTGGGCGGGACGTTCCACCGGGTTC from Tepidiforma thermophila encodes the following:
- a CDS encoding CaiB/BaiF CoA transferase family protein encodes the protein MGMLSPYRVIDLTDSRAALGPLMLANLGAEVIRVEPPGFAPAEEDALQYAVSNRGKRRVALDLDAPGDRERFFELVKTADFLFENAPPGAMAARGLGWEQLRAVNPALVYVATTPFGQDGPYAHYRTTDLVLAAMGGMMALNGDPDRPPVRVPVPQCWHHAAAESAVGALVAHHLRERTGVGRFVDVSVQAAVFWTGLQAMIAHAIQGRDFERAGTALQLGTITLPMVYRAKDGEVVVMGNGATLVSAMKWLVRDGIVPEEWLEGEEWARYDVKVLAGEPLTYSYEEVLAALQRWIETRTKRELLELGLETGVTFAPVTTVPEILDFIHLKVREYWRDLEVRPGVVVKAPGPWVRALCDPLVFGERVEEQAGPEALPAREPRKPAGSDPEGTLPLAGLKVADFSWIGVGPITGKYLADHGADVIRIETANPPDRLRVGGPFKDGVFGPNRSQFFGAFNTSKRSIAVNLKSEEGREIARKLIAWADVVLESFTPGTMDELGLGYEAAKALNPDVIYVSTCLMGQNGPAAPMAGYGNHAAAISGFYEVTGWDDRPPSGPFTAYTDTIAPRFLATAVMAAVDRWKRTGEGCRIEQAQMEAALHFLAKELVEYQVNGKVPRRAGNTDPAMAPHGAFPVAGTDEWIAIAVEDDAAWARLAALIGEPWAQEERWRTLAGRQAGREELERLLAGWTAPQDGMALMERLQEAGIAAGFVKRSSDLLADPQLAHRRFFHPLQHPEMGEVPYEGHQFIISGYASGPRRPSPCLGEHSMEVLLEVLGLDEEEVARLAPGLG
- a CDS encoding aldehyde ferredoxin oxidoreductase family protein; this encodes MTTATATSGALAEKGYNGKMLNVNLTTGEITVEYPDESLYRQYLGGYGIGARMLWDRVPKGADPLGPENMLGMFAGLLTGTPLFGQRWQVVCKSPLTGGWGDANCGGDFGGVLKLAGWDGIMFFGKSEKPVYLLIDNDKFELRDASDLWGQGAIENEKVLKDRHGKRASVANIGPAGETLSLISGVCNDHGRLAARSGVGAVMGSKKLKAVVVLADRKVISQTPETIKMLRENLDQFVKPLKDFFHNFGTTGITAMSALNGDSPVKNWGGVGIIDFPQAQQIDGGSQINPRMEKSYGCWRCPIACGAESKESTNPKYPYPHHTHRPEYEAMAAFGTMNLVADPDALIYANHLCNEYGFDVISAGGAISMAIECYQNGIITKEDTEGIELRWGDADAMIAFLKAMGERRGIAAVFADGVKVAAEKIGRGAEKYAMHIGGQELPMHDPKLQPEYYTTYKLDPTPARHTQYEGNKRLGKIPPAPADNKVYTGRGEHHKAASEYMHVVNAGGMCQFIMMAANTANMPTWFNAVTGWDMDLDEMMQVGERIANLRMAYEVREGGNPRKRYVPPRVTGESTEATHAGPLQGIKLDTETLEVEFLKACDWDLETCKPSKAKLEALGLQDVAVALHA